The nucleotide window ACGTTATCATCATCACTTGAACTATCTGCAACTGTATTGTCATCAGTAGTACTATCATCGTTCTCCTTCTTACGTTTTGCTGGTGAAGGTGCCGGTGCCGGAGGCTTGGGGCCAAAAATGTTCACGGGGAGAAGCACTTTGTCGACTTGATAAATTGCAACCTGGCCATCGCTGTAAATGGTGCCAGATAAACTAGTGTTGGTAACGCCTGTTGAGATATTCACTGAATTTGGATAAGCTGTTACATTAAGTGGAAAGGTGTATTTACTTGTGTCTCCTGCATTTGTTCTTAGTGGGTTACTCACGGTTTGAAACTGTGACAGAGGGATGTATGAAGAGATTACATGAAATTGGATTAATTGTTCCTTGTGTTCATCGTTCAAGGAGTTAAGAACCCCAGAACTAAGACTAGAAAACGCCCCATCAGTCGGTGCAAAGATGGTGACGCCATTGCTTGAGTCATTGAGTTGTTTCTCAATCTGGTCAGCGACAGAGGTGGATTTTAAGAGACGAATAAAGAGGGAAAATCCCTTGGCTTTTTCAAGGATTTTGGTAACATTGGTGGGGCCTGATGGACCTGGAGCAGCAGCGGGAACAAGCGGAGCTGGAGGTGAACTGGTAGGGAGGGGAGGAGCTGGAGGAGATGCGGTGGGGGTGGAAGGAGTTGGAGGAGGCAATGGAGCTGGGATTGGCGCCTGGGCTGCAGCTGTGGTGCAATGGAAAACAAAGAGGACAAGTGAAAGGGAGAAGAAAGCTTGTTTCAACATCATCCTTGTAGTATTTCGAGACTTGCAATGTTTCAAAGCAAGACTAGACTTGGGTGAAAGTGTTTGATGAATTCCAAACAAGGAGAGGAGGTACTTATAATGGCTGTAAAAGGATGAAATTAGGTGAAATGTGAAGCTTTAGTTAGCAAGATCAATCTTTGTTAGATACGTAGAGAGAATCAATGGGGAGATATATGATCCTGTGGGGGCAGATAGCTAGTTTGCttgaaaaataaggaaaacCAGATACTTCGAAGTGGGTGTGTGGGCAAAATTAATAAAGACGGACTTGACATTTAACACATATTCTGTATAAAATTGTGAGTTGCTTATGGCTACAATGGCACAGCCTGATGAGGAAAGAAGTTTTGTTACATGAGAAAAAGCCCAACCTATGAATGATATCCTCTATCTTAATGCAATTTTCAGATAGTTACATGTAATTGGATTGTCCACATTAACATAGATGGTTAAATGGGTTATCTGGGTGTTATATTTCCCTTATATTCCTAATTCTTAAAATTCAGATGATATGTGATTATATCTTTCACCAATCTAACAAAGAAAGAGATACTGCATGACAATAACTACACTTGCCAACTAGAATCTCAGATTTTACAGAACTCCATACTTGACACCATTATAAAAACTTTCTCTTCTCCTTCCAAACTCATCAACACTTTTTGCAGAGCACCAGAGTCCAGTGTTATATCAAACATTTGAACAGTCtttcaaaataattgaaaaatgatgatgaaacaatctttcttctctttttcactTCTCCTCTTTCTCCTTCTTTGCACCTCAACCCAAGCCCAGCGGCTGGCTTCTGCCCCGGCTGCACCGACTCCACCAACCGCTCCTACCATAGCTCCAACTCCACCCAGTCCAATGACCCCAATTGTAACCATAAATCCACCCCCTATTGGAGCTCCAATTCCATCTGGCCCGACTAATGTCACCAAAATCCTTGAAAAAGCAGGCcgcttttctctctttattcgCCTCCTTAAATCCACCACTGTCATTAACCAAATCGAGCATCAAATCAACAGCACCAACGGTCGCCTCACCATCTTTGCACCGACTGACGGTGCGTTTTCTAGTCTCAGTTCAGGCACTCTCAACTCCCTCACCGACCCACAGAAGGAGTCGTTGATTCAGTTTCATGTAATCTCTTCATATATCTCGTTACCCCAGTTTCAAACTGTGAGTAATCCATTGAGAACAAATGCGGGAGATAACAGTAGATACAGATATCAACTTAATGCCACCGCTTATCCCAATTCAGTGAATATATCAACAGGTCTTACTAACACAAGTGTATCTGCTATCGTATACTCTGATGGCCAGCTCGCCATTTACCAAGTTGATAAGGTCCTTCTTCCTTGGGAAATTTTTGGAGCTAAACCTCCAGCAACTGCTCTGGCACCGGCACCTGAAAAACCCAAGAAGGAGAAGCCTCCGGCTGTTGCATTTAGTCCTGATGATAGTCAAACAGATGCCGCCGATGCCTCTGGCGCAGTGAGTCTCATAATGACCATGCAGAATGTGGTATTGTTTAAGGTTGCTATAGTTGCCCCggtgattattttttatctaatttaatacaACAAGATGGGTTATTGATTGGGACAGTTTGCCGGATTGAACGATGGTGATAAAACTCTTCTTTTCTTCCAATAATGCACAGACTTGCAGAATTCATGCTTGTGTTTACAAACATTAATTTTACATTACTCTGTTATCAGGGGAAAAATCCTAGTGCTTCCAGTTTTTCCTGCCAATTTTTCAGAAATATGTAAGAAATTATATGAAAGAACTCTGGTCTGGTGTTTTATGTGCTTTTATTTTGGAATTTACTGTTCGTCTTCTTTGCTTGCGACTTGGAATTTGGAGGGTAAATTatcgaaataaaaaattaattaatgcttTCAAGAAGcgtaaaaaattacaaaaacaaatgaCCTGTTGTGTATATCATAGAAAACTAAAAGAAGATTGAAATGTGGAAGATTGCATTTATCTTGGATTTTTGGCTCTCCCGTCTATTTTCAAATACCGCTCAGAATTGGGAGTGAAATATGTCACCATTTTTGCTTTCAGCATTAACCATTATAGAAGGCGGCCCAGTGAGGTTCAGTAAATTGGCTGGATTTGACGCTGGGGAAGATTGAGATGTTGCTTCTGGAAGAAAATATTGTTCATCAATACAATGTCAGATAACGTTTTATAGGCAACAAGCGGCTCCTTAATGAGCCAATCAGGGTTGCAGCTGAAAAGGTGATGGGAGCCACTGCCTACGGCATCAACGGTCATTCTAATCAGTACGGTCTATACGTCCAGCCATGAAATCATCCATGCTGTTCAATACTTCTGCATACATTAATGGATAGGCCAGGCTCCAGCAATGAAGCCGAGTACTGAAGAGCATGAGAATAAACGGGAGATGGCTGTTA belongs to Mangifera indica cultivar Alphonso chromosome 2, CATAS_Mindica_2.1, whole genome shotgun sequence and includes:
- the LOC123209650 gene encoding fasciclin-like arabinogalactan protein 12, with the translated sequence MMLKQAFFSLSLVLFVFHCTTAAAQAPIPAPLPPPTPSTPTASPPAPPLPTSSPPAPLVPAAAPGPSGPTNVTKILEKAKGFSLFIRLLKSTSVADQIEKQLNDSSNGVTIFAPTDGAFSSLSSGVLNSLNDEHKEQLIQFHVISSYIPLSQFQTVSNPLRTNAGDTSKYTFPLNVTAYPNSVNISTGVTNTSLSGTIYSDGQVAIYQVDKVLLPVNIFGPKPPAPAPSPAKRKKENDDSTTDDNTVADSSSDDDNVKASGAISLKITTVQRMASSGVAMVAALAFSL
- the LOC123207368 gene encoding fasciclin-like arabinogalactan protein 12, with product MMKQSFFSFSLLLFLLLCTSTQAQRLASAPAAPTPPTAPTIAPTPPSPMTPIVTINPPPIGAPIPSGPTNVTKILEKAGRFSLFIRLLKSTTVINQIEHQINSTNGRLTIFAPTDGAFSSLSSGTLNSLTDPQKESLIQFHVISSYISLPQFQTVSNPLRTNAGDNSRYRYQLNATAYPNSVNISTGLTNTSVSAIVYSDGQLAIYQVDKVLLPWEIFGAKPPATALAPAPEKPKKEKPPAVAFSPDDSQTDAADASGAVSLIMTMQNVVLFKVAIVAPVIIFYLI